One genomic region from Uloborus diversus isolate 005 chromosome 2, Udiv.v.3.1, whole genome shotgun sequence encodes:
- the LOC129216128 gene encoding toxin CSTX-20-like — translation MKLLILALCIASTYAIGKRCTSADDCEEDECCVNFILTSAFGGLCRKLRDEGQICAPIVKDNDEVPDMYHFVCPCKEGLECKAKHDVRLGEHVIRLKPRCAVPEDIEEPITDEPVPEE, via the exons ATGAAGTTGCTAATCTTAGCCCTTTGCATTGCATCAACATAT GCCATTGGGAAGCGATGCACAAGTGCGGATGATTGTGAAGAAGATGAATGCTGTGTGAACTTCATTTTGACTTCAGCGTTTGGAGGTCTCTGCAGAAAGCTACGAGATGAAG GTCAAATTTGCGCTCCAATTGTAAAGGACAATGATGAAGTTCCCGACATGTACCATTTCGTATGCCCCTGCAAAGAAGGTTTGGAATGCAAAGCTAAACACGATGTTAGACTAGGAGAG CACGTCATTCGATTGAAACCAAGGTGTGCAGTGCCAGAAGACATTGAAGAGCCAATTACAGATGAGCCTGTGCCTGAAGAATAA